The window CCGCTCGAGCCCTGCGTAGAACTCGTGGTTTCCGGTGACCCCGTAGACGCCCAGGGGGGCCGAGAGCCTCCGGAGGACGGGCGCGAGCGGTTCGACCGGCCCTACCTCGCTGTCGACGAGGTCGCCCGTCACGACGACCAGATCGGGCGCGAGGGCGTTCACTTCGTCGACCCGCCGTCCGAGCCACACCTCGCCGAGGAGCGTCCCGAGGTGCAGGTCGGAGAGCTGCACGATTCGCAGCTCGGTGCGCCCGTCCGGGAGGGCCGACACCTTCACCTCGTGCCGCACCACCCGCGGGATCCGAGCGCCCTGGACGATTGCGACCACGGACAGCACGATGGCGACGACGAGCGCCACGGAGCGCGCCGGGACCGCTCCGCGGGGCCAGAGCCTTCCGAAGCCCGTCACGACGTCGGCCGCGAGAAGCGCCGCGAACGCGAGGAAGAGCACCCCCATCCAGACGGCTCCCGCCAGCTCCACGCCCCTCGCGAGAGCCCCAGGGGCCCACTTCGCCAGGACCCTCCCGAGCGGGTAGGAAAGCCACAGCAGGGCGAAGAGAGCGACCCGCGCTGCGACGGGCACGGCCCGGGCCAGGACGGGAATCGAGAAGGCCCGCTGGAACGCGTAGACGTGGAAAAGCGTCCAGACGGAGAGGACGATGCCGAGGAAAAGGGCGAGCCGCCCCGTTGCGCCCATCCGGCGGAGTCTACGAGAGTCCGTCTCCGCGCTTTTTGCCCGCAGCCCCCACTACAATCCCCGGCCGTGATGACCGAAGCACGACAGGACAAGTTCCCCACCGTCTTCTGGACCGCGAACGTCGTCGAGCTCTTCGAACGGGCGGCCTACTACTCGATGGCGAGCTTCGTCGTCATCTACCTCGGCCAGCTCGGGCTCGGGGCGTACTGGCCCTCGAACCTCAACAGCGTCCTCTGGACGCTCGTCTACTTCCTCCCGATCCTCTCCGGCACGATCGCCGACCAGGTCGGGTTCCGGAAGTCGCTCCTCGTCGCGTTCGTCCTCCTCGCCGCGGGCTACATGCTCATGGGCTCGCCCGTCTGGTTCGGTGGCGCCGAGCTCGCGCCGATCGTCGGGAAGGAGTTCACCGCCTCCGCGGGCCTCGTCGGCACGATCGTCGCCGGCATCCTCCTGATCGGCATCGGCGGCTCGGTCATCAAGCCCTGTATCTCGGGGACCGTGCAGAAGACCTCGGGCACCCTCGCCACGCTGGGGTTCGCCATCTTCTACATGATCATCAACATCGGGTCGCTCTTCGGACGCGGCACGGCGTTCGTCGTGAGAACCCGGCCCGACGTCGTCCTGATCCTCGGCGTCGTCGCCGTCTGTGGCATCGCGGCCGCCCTGCTGACGCTGCTCGTGAAGTGGAACGTCCTGCACCGCGACGAGCGCGGGACGATCGCGAAGACGACGTTCGGCGCCTTCGCCATCATCTCCGGCGCGGCCGCGGGCATCTCCCAGGCGATGAAGCTGCGGCCCGCCCCCGAGATGGCCGCCGGAAGCCCGGCTCTCTCGTACATCTTCGCCGTCGCCACGGCCGCCTCCATCGTCGCGTTCTTCGTCGTCCTCGTCTTCTACAAGGAACCCGCGGTCGCCCCGAACACCCCCGCCAAGCCGAAGCGGACGCCGGGCCGGATCCTTCTCGACATGGTCCTGGTGCTGAAGAACAGGCGCTTCGCGCTCTTCCTGCTGGTCATCAGCGGCTTCTTCTTTCTCTACAACCAGGTCTACAACGTCATGCCGCTCTACGTGAAGCGCGTCGTCGAGACGAGCCCGGCGATGGACCTCTACACCGCCGCGAACCCGTTCGTCATCGTCGTCTTCCAGCTCCTCGTCACGAGCCTCTTCGGGAAGATGAAGCCGGTGAAGTCGATGATCGTCGGCTGCGTGATCATCGGCGTCTCGATGGGCATCAACCTCTACCCTCTTTACTCGGATGGCGGCCTGCGCGCCCCCGTGGCCGACCTCCTCCCGATCGCCTCGATCTTCATCATCCTGACGGTCGGCCTCATCGCCTTCGGCGAGCTCTACACGTCGCCGCGGATGTACGAGTACATCGGCGCGCTCGCGCCGAAGGGGCAGGAAGGGCTCTTCCTCGGCTACGCGAACCTGCCGCTGGCCATCGGCTCCCTGACGGGCGGCCCGGTCGGCGCCTGGATCTTCAACGACGTCATGGCGAAGGGCGCGACGACGAGAGCCGACGGCCTCCTCGATCTGAACCGCGCCGCAGCCACGCGCGGCTGGCTGCTGCTGATGGCCATCGGCTTCGTCTCGGCCGTCTCCATGTGGGCCTTCAACCGCTGGGTCGAGAAGCAGGAAGCGAAAGATCGGCTGGCCACGGCGTAGGGTCTTCCGGGAAGAGGTGGGCCGAGAGTAATCTCGGGCCGTGCCGAGGGACGCCGTATCCGCCGGATCGAGCCGGGCCGGGTCCGCACAGGACCCGGTGGAATCGTCCGCCGGCGCCCTCGGTACGGCGGTGCCCGCCGACGCCCGGGAGTGGGACTGGGAGGAGCTCTACCGGCACCTCGGCCAGAGCCTGATCTCCCTGGGCCGGAGGCGATTCGACCTCTCCCGGGAGGACGCAGAAGAAGCGCTCCAGCGGGCCGCCACCGCAATCGTCTTCGCCGCCCCTTCCGTCCGGAGCCCGGAGGCCTATCTCACCTCGGTCTTCCTCAGGGAGTGCCTCGGAGCGTGGCGCCGCCGCCAGGAGGTCCAACGGCGTGAGCTCCCCATGCCGGATGGCTTCCAGAGAGCCGACGATGCGTGCGAGCGGATCGAGGTCGTCTGCCGGTTCCGGTCGGCCTTCGCGCTCCTCTCCCCGTACTGCCGCTCCGTCATGCGCAGCTGCCTCCTCGAGGGGAAATCGCGGGTCGCCGGAAGCGACGCCCCCGTCTCCGAAGGGGCGATCTACAAACGCTACCGCAAGTGCCTGAGGACCCTCGCCGATGCCCTCGGCTGAACGGCACCTGCGGGAGGTCGACCTCCTCGCCCTCGCCCTCTCCCCTCGGCCGGGCGCGGCGCGTAACGCCCACGCCGAGGGCTGCCCCGAGTGCCGGAGGCGCATCGAGGGCCTCGCTGCCGGGCGGGAGCACCTCTCGGACCTGGAAGCCATCTCCGAAGTTCGCGCCGCGGCGCCGCCGCTGCCCGTCCCGGCGGCCCTCGGGCGCCTCCGCCGGACGCGGGAGGAGGCCGAGGCGCTCGTCGCCGCCGCCGACGTCGACGAGGAGCGGCTCGCGCTCGCCTTCGGGGAGGCGGCGGCCCGGGACGGCTTCCCCGAGGTCGCTCTCCAGGCCGTCCAGCTCGCCTCGCGGCTCGCGCTCCGGAGCCCGCGGAAGGCCGTCGCCTTCGCGGCCGGTCTCCGCGACGCGGTCTCCTCCTCGAAGTCGCGTGCCGACCTCCCTTCGCGTCTGGCTCTCGCCGCAGCGAACGTCCTCGAGAGTCAGGGGCTCCTCTACGTCGGTCAGGCCGGCGAAGCCTCCCGGCGGGCGCTCGACGGGCTCGCCGGGCTCGAGCTGGCCGGGGCGCCGCTCCTCCTCCTCTCGCAGGCGCACTACTACGCCGGCTCGGCCCTCTGGGGCGAGTCCCGCTACGCGGAGGCCCTCCGACACTTGACCGAGGCTCGGGACGGCTTCGCAGAGGACGGCCAGGACGCCTGGGTCGGGCGCGCCGAGGCCGCAATCGGCCTCGTCCACTTCAGCGAGGCGCGCTTCCTCCCCGCGCTCCATTCCTTCGACGCCGCGCTCGAGCGCCTCGACCCGGCGGTCGACCCCGGCCCGGTCGCCTCCACCCAGCAGAACCGGGCCGGCATCCTGATGAACCTCGGCCGTCTCGCCGAGGCCCGCGCCGCTTTCGGCGCCGCACTCGAGCTGGCCCTCCGGGCGGGGCTGATGGCGAGCGCAGCGACGATCCGGGTGAATCTCCTCAACCTGGGACTCGACGAGGGTGCGTACGAGGACGTCCGCGCCCGGGGCGAGAAGCTCGTCGCGCACTGCGTCCGCGAAGGCCTCGCCGTCGACGCCTACTACGCCCGCCTCGCCCTCGCCGAGGCCCAGGCCGCGCTCGGCAACTACGGGCCCGTCCGGGACCTCGTGGAGTTTCTCCGGGGGGAGGCCCCTCCCGAGGTCCGGGACGACCCCGACGCCACGGCGCTCCTCGGCCGGCTCGACGCGGGGGACGAGGAGATGCAGGGTCGCTTCAGGCGCCTCCGGCACTACCTCGCCGGCCGGGACCGGGCCGAGGCCGTCCGTCGGGCCTGAACGTTCCCGCTCGCCTCAGCCGATCGGTGACTTGCGCACGCCTTCCACTCCTTCCTCGTTCGTCGGGTCGTCCGTCGTCTCCGTCGCCGTCACGGGGTCCGTCGTCGTCCCGCCGTCGGGGACAGGGTCGACTCCGGAGAGGAAGAGAAAGATCAGGATCAGTGCGGTCATGGGCCCTCCTGGCCGGCTACGTTCGCCGGCCGTGTGTGGAATTCGAGATCCCTACCTCTCTATGAGAGGAGATTCCCACTCCGACTGAACCGTGGTCGAAAATAAATTTCGCGCCCCGGTCAAGTGCGCCCCCCCTCGACCCCTCATATGTAGGTAGGGGGAGACCGGGGGCGGGGTTCGTCCGCCCATCGGCCTCCCCCGGGGAAAGGGGACTGTCATGGGCAGCACGAGCGGATCGGCGCAGCGGAGGGACACCCTCCCCCGGGACCTCATCGAAGGCCGCTCCTTCGTCGTGGCGAGCAACCCATCCCGGGACGAGCAGCGCACCCTCGAACGGGCGATCGAGGAGCGAGGGGGGACCGTCCACCCCTTCCTCACCTCCGTCACCGACGTTCTCGTCTTTGGTCCGATCGCCGGCAACGACTGCGAGGCTCTCTGGGCCCGCGAGCAGATCCGCCGCGGCCAGGTCTACCGCGAGAGATGGGGACACCTCGAGCTCGTGACGGAAGAGGAGCTGCGGGCGGCCCTGGGACAGGACCCGGCGAGTCCCGCGTGAAAGACCCGGGCCCGGCCGGTTCCGGCCGCCTCGACGTCCCCTACCGCCGGTCGTCCCGCAGCACCTCGAACCTCACG is drawn from Holophagales bacterium and contains these coding sequences:
- a CDS encoding sigma-70 family RNA polymerase sigma factor translates to MPRDAVSAGSSRAGSAQDPVESSAGALGTAVPADAREWDWEELYRHLGQSLISLGRRRFDLSREDAEEALQRAATAIVFAAPSVRSPEAYLTSVFLRECLGAWRRRQEVQRRELPMPDGFQRADDACERIEVVCRFRSAFALLSPYCRSVMRSCLLEGKSRVAGSDAPVSEGAIYKRYRKCLRTLADALG
- a CDS encoding metallophosphoesterase; this translates as MGATGRLALFLGIVLSVWTLFHVYAFQRAFSIPVLARAVPVAARVALFALLWLSYPLGRVLAKWAPGALARGVELAGAVWMGVLFLAFAALLAADVVTGFGRLWPRGAVPARSVALVVAIVLSVVAIVQGARIPRVVRHEVKVSALPDGRTELRIVQLSDLHLGTLLGEVWLGRRVDEVNALAPDLVVVTGDLVDSEVGPVEPLAPVLRRLSAPLGVYGVTGNHEFYAGLERCLGVYETAGIRTLRDGWAEVAPGLVLTGVDDLTARRQLGIDGRSLDRAFAGVPGGAVVVHLSHSPLLVRDAAARGARLMLSGHTHGGQLWPFTFLSAIPYPFQAGRYEVDGMTLAVSRGTGTWGPPMRLFFRSEIVEVTLRT